From the Megalops cyprinoides isolate fMegCyp1 chromosome 21, fMegCyp1.pri, whole genome shotgun sequence genome, one window contains:
- the LOC118769209 gene encoding transmembrane protein 200B-like yields MTATGAKRSMGTQGTRPSRPRLSLFSLRSRRRKEGAIRARLRIKSSPGAFLALGAFVVIVGAMVAAVGYWPYQAHQAGILGPGSAGGGLGDSQVAGWSLGAMVGPPHSERMKLLGPVLMGVGLFILICANSVLYENRDRETQQLVSRARAVICTVSASVPPEAPPYGHALTKHYQWMATLPAPNLGLCHLGPLVGSEPVLWQAQFREFKWADIGHSPAAPLTNHEPHGESPSPPVSLCSAHSDSPISSHASPPALTAVSLTVPGVAPEPGSQERDGWDIRAPPRRCYSLSSRTVPRQDGTLGKESGSHVCLNMMDPQSWSTDLDRASRHCSWPWLDLNSTRSCLKLESKEEVDTVLNLVEQE; encoded by the coding sequence ATGACAGCCACTGGAGCCAAGCGTTCCATGGGGACTCAGGGAACCCGGCCCTCTCGCCCACGGCTGTCCCTCTTTAGCCTGCGCTCcaggagaaggaaggagggcGCCATCCGTGCCAGGCTGCGCATCAAGTCCTCACCAGGGGCCTTCCTGGCGCTTGGTGCTTTTGTGGTAATTGTAGGCGCAATGGTGGCAGCAGTGGGATACTGGCCATACCAGGCTCATCAGGCAGGGATTCTGGGTCCGGGCAGCGCGGGGGGAGGGCTCGGTGACTCCCAGGTGGCAGGGTGGAGCCTGGGAGCCATGGTCGGCCCCCCCCACAGCGAGCGCATGAAGCTGTTGGGCCCAGTCCTCATGGGCGTGGGGCTCTTTATCCTCATCTGTGCCAACAGCGTGCTGTACGAGAACCGTGACCGCGAGACGCAGCAGCTGGTGAGCCGAGCGCGGGCTGTGATCTGCACTGTGTCCGCCTCCGTGCCTCCTGAGGCCCCGCCCTATGGCCACGCCCTGACCAAACATTACCAGTGGATGGCCACTTTACCTGCCCCCAACCTCGGCCTCTGCCACTTGGGGCCGCTAGTGGGCTCCGAGCCTGTGCTGTGGCAGGCACAGTTCAGAGAATTCAAGTGGGCTGACATTGGCCACTCCCCAGCAGCCCCGTTGACCAACCACGAGCCCCACGGGGAGTCCCCCTCGCCTCCTGTCTCACTTTGCTCTGCCCACTCTGACTCACCCATCTCAAGTCATGCCAGTCCCCCTGCACTGACCGCTGTGTCACTGACAGTGCCTGGAGTGGCCCCTGAACCTGGATCCCAAGAGAGAGATGGCTGGGACATCAGAGCACCCCCTCGACGTTGCTACAGCCTGAGCAGCAGGACTGTACCACGCCAGGATGGCACCCTCGGGAAGGAGTCTGGTTCACATGTGTGTCTGAACATGATGGACCCACAAAGCTGGTCTACAGACCTGGATAGGGCATCAAGACACTGCAGCTGGCCCTGGCTGGACCTCAACAGCACCAGGAGTTGCCTGAAGCTAGAGAGCAAGGAAGAGGTGGACACGGTATTGAACCTGGTGGAGCAGGAGTGA